GGCAGCGTGTGGTTGGGCCTGCGCGAGGGATGGACGCCGGCGGCGGGGATGGGCCCGGTCGAGGTGATGGTCCTCGGTCTGGCCTATGTGCCACTCCTGATGTGGCCGGTGGTGCTCACCGTGGCGCTCGTCGGGTACTGGCGGCGCCGCAGCCCCCTTCGCCCGGCATCAGGTGGTCACCTCGTGCGGTGAGGACCGACGGGAAGCGCACCGACCGACCATCTGATGGTGCCCGGGCTCAGGCGAAGATACTGGCCACGAGCACCAGCGGCAGCGAGACGACCGCGCCGAGGGAGGTCGCGAGGGTCAGCGTCTTCAGCGCGCCCTGGGTGGACAGGCCGAGGAGGCTCTTGAACATCCAGAAGAAGTTGCTGTTGACGTGCAGGGCGAACATCGCACCCGAGGCGATCGCCAGAGCGATGACGACGGGGTCGACCCCGGTGGAGGCGACGACCGGCGCGATGATGCCGGCCGCGGTGATCGCGCCAACCGACACGGAGCCGATGGCGAAGTGCAGCAGCGCGGCGATGAACCACGACAGCAGGACGGTGATGAGGATCGGTGCCCCGGCGTCCGCGGAGAAGAGTCCGGCGAGGGTCTTGTCGAGCCCGGTCTCGCTGATGACGGCGCCCAGCGAGCCACCGATGCCGGTGATGAGCAGGATCTCGCCCGTGGTGCGGAAGCCGTGGGAGAGCGCATTGCCCGTGCCGTCGCCGCCCAGGGTCCGGCGCCCGATCACGAAGGCGACGAGCAGGCCGATGAAGAGCGCGATGTTGGCATTGCCGACGAACGCGATGACCGCGTTGTCGCTGCCGAAGAGCTCGGCGAAGGCGCCCATGGCGATGAGCACGAGCGGGATGAGCACAGGGCTCAGGCGCAGGATCAGCGGCATCCGCAGCGCCTTGGCCGGGATCGCGTCAGGGTCCTCGATGTCGGCGTCGTGCGCGTCGTGCGCCGCCCGGTGCTCGTCCTCGGTGCCGATGGCCTTCCAGGCCGCGTGGTGCGGGTGGTCAGGATGTTCGACCTCGTCCTCGTCGATGTCGGTGCGCTCGTTCCAGAAGCCGGTGCTCAGCAGCAGCTTGAAGAGGAAGGCCACCACCAACGCGGTGATCAACCCGATCGGGGCCCCGTAGATGAGGTAGGTGCCCAGGGGGAGGTCGAGCAGCCCGGCGACGGCGACGGCCGCCAACCCGGGCACGACGAAGACGTACCCCGCGAAGATGCCGATGGCGATCGACCCGGCGAGCCACGGGAGGCCGCGGCGCTTGTCGATGACCGGCGCTGCTTGGCGGGCCATCGGCGAGGCGAGGACCACCTGCACGTCGACGTAGATCGAGGGGAAGATCGTCGACAGCGCAGCGGCCATCGCGTAGGGCAGACGGCCCCCGACCCGGGCGGCGATGATGTCCACCAACCGACGGAAGGTCCCGGTCGCCTGCAGCAGCGAGCCGATGAGGACACCGAAGCCGATGAGCAGACCGACCTCGGTCATGATGTCGCCGAAGCCGACCGTGATCGCCTCGGTGGTCCCCGCCAGCCCCACCCCGGCAGACAGGCCGAGGAAGAGCGAGGAGACGATCAGCGAGATGACCGGGTCGACCTTGAACCTGATGATGAGCAGGATCGCAAGGGCGATGGCGATGAGGGTGAGGGCGACGTCCACGGCGGGCACCCTACGCGCCGGTGGCCGGCATCACACCTCGGGACCGCGGCTGCCCGACAGGTGAGAAGGCGGTCAGAAGTACCAGGGGAAGGACGACCAGTCCGGGTCGCGCTTGTCGAGGAACTGGTCACGCCCCTCGACGGCCTCGTCGGTCATGTAGGCCAGCCGCGTGGCCTCGCCGGCGAAGACCTGCTGGCCCATGAGCCCGTCGTCGGTGAGGTTCAGGGCGAACTTGACCATCCGGATCGCTGTCGGCGACTTGGCCATGATCTCGCGGGCCATCTGCAGCGCCTCGACCTCGATCTCGGCGTGCTCGACGACCGCGTTGACGGCGCCCATCTCGTGGGCCTCCTGTGCGGTGTAGGCGCGGCCGAGGAAGAAGATCTCGCGAGCGCGCTTCTGCCCGACCATCTTCGCCAGGTAGGCGCTCCCGTAGCCGCCGTCGAAGGAACCCACGTCGGCGTCCGTCTGCTTGAAGCGGGCGTGCTGGCTGGCGATCGTCATGTCGCACACGACGTGCAGCGAGTGCCCGCCGCCGGCGGCCCAGCCGCCGACGAGGGCGATGACGACCTTCGGCATGGTGCGGATGAGCCGCTGCACCTCGAGGATGTGCAGCCGGCCCCCTTCGGCCTTGACCCGGCGCTCGTCGATGCCGGCGACACTGTCGTCGCCGGTCGGGTCGCTCGCGTACTGGTACCCGGAGCGGCCGCGGATGCGCTGGTCGCCGCCGGTGCAGAAGGCCCAGCCCTCGGTCGTCGCGCTGCTGCCCTCGCGCGGCGTGGGGCCGTTGCCGGTGAGCAGGACGACGCCGACGTCCGGGCTGCGGCGGGCGTGGTCGAGCGTGCGGTAGAGCTCGTCGACGGTGTGCGGTCGGAAGGCGTTGAGGATCTCGGGGCGGTCGAAGGCGATCCGCACGCAGCCGAGCTCCGTGGAGCGGTGGTACGTGATGTCGGTGAGGTCCTCGAAGCCGGGGACCACCTCCCAGGCCTGCGGGTCGAAGGTCTCGCTGACGTTCTCCAGTGCACTCACGGCCCGAGCCTATGGCCATTCGCTGCCGCGATCTCCACAACCCCCGTCGCCGGTCCGTCGACCCCCACAGCCGGGCGAAGGGGGCTCCCCCTCCCCTCCCGCAGCCGGTGGGCTGGGCACGTGGCCGATCGCAGGGACCGGTCACCGACGAGAGGACGGACCGATGGGCGAGCGCTGGTTGTACGGAGTGGACGGTGGGCTGCTGGAGCCCGACGACGAGTGGGGGAGGGACCCCTGGCTCGACGGGGTCCCCCCGTCCCGGGACGCCGGTCGCGTCCCGGACGGCCTGGGCACGGTGACCGAGGTCGTCCTCATCGACGGTCACGTCGTCGACTCGGTGACTCGGCCGGTCTCCGGGAGCGGGTACGAGTGTGCCGCCCTCGAGCTGGCGCACCTGCGCGAGCCCGCACCGCCGCCACGGGTCGAGCGCGTGATCGTCCGGGAGGAGCCGCAGGAGCAGATGCTCCACTGGCTCGAGCGCGTGGTCGGCAGCAAGGAGGCACTCGACACACTGGACGACGACCCGCTGCCGCTGGGGGAGCCGCTCGAGCCCGACCTGCTGCCACTCGGGAGCCGGGACCTCGCGTGCGCCGTCGACGAGCACCTCGACCTGCTGGAACCGGCGCCGATCCTGTCCGGGCAACTGATCACGGCCTACCGTCGGCTTCTCGCCACGGCCGCCCACGCGGGGATGCTCCACCTGTGGCGGGACTTCCCGCCGACCAAGGTGACGGCGACGATCGTCCACACCGTCGTCAAGGCGAATGCGCTCACCGGCACCGGCGCCCCCTTCAGCTACGGAACCTTCGTGCGCGGGCTGGGTGAGGGCACGGCACCCTCGGCGCGCTCCCGCAGCCTGGCGCTGCTCGTCGGCGGCAGCCAGTGGCCGCACGGGCGCAGTCCCTCGGAGGCCCCGGGGGTCTACGTCCTCGGCGACACCGGCCTGCTCGTGAGCCGCTTCCGCAACGAGCTGATCACCTACCGTGACCTCGCCCGCACGGCCGAGGCCGCACTCGGGCAAGTGGCGGCGGGGTGACGTGCCGGGCGGCCCCGGGGAGCCGACGTGAGGCAGGCTGTCCCCATGGCGAGCAAGCAGTCGACCCGGGTCCGCAGGGCCGTCCAGCGCTACGCCGCCGGACGCGAGGAGCTGCGCGCCGTCACGGACGCCTATGTCGCCCTCGTGACGCAGCTGCTCGACGACGCGGGCATCAACTACCTGGCGGTGACCGGGCGGACCAAGTCGGTCGAGTCCTTCGCCAGCAAGGCAGCCCGCCGACTGCCGGGTGGCCGGCTCGCGCACCCGAAGCCGCTCACCGACATCACCGACCAGATCGGCGTCCGTGTCGTCACCTACGTGCTCTCCGACGTCGCCGCGGTCGCCCAGCTGCTCACGGCCCAGCTCGAGGTGCGCGAGGACCGCGACATGGGCCAGGAGACGGCGGACGCCGGACGGTTCGGTTACTCGAGCCGGCACCTCCTCGTCGCCCTCGACGAGGAGCGCGAGGAGCCGGGGATCCCCACCGGGACCCTGGCCTCGGTCCAGATCCGCACCGTGCTCCAGCACGCCTGGGCGGAGTTCGAGCACGACGTGCGCTACAAGGGATCCGTCAGCGCGGAGCACGGCCCCGACTTCGACCGCCGGTTCACCCTCGCGGCGGGTCTCCTCGAGCTGGCCGACCAGCAGTTCACCGCCATCCGCGACCGCCACCGCGAGGAGCTCACGTCGCCGGCGGAGGGAGCCGACGACGACCCCCGGATCAGTCCCACCGACCTCGCCGCCTTCCTCGCCGGCCAGTTCACGGACGCCGGCTGGTCCCGCACCGACCACTACGCGTGGATCAGCAGCCTGCTGCTCGAGCTGGGCATCACCTCTCTGTCCGAGCTGCGCGAGGTCCTGCGGGACGTCGACGTCGAGGCCATCGAGTCGCGGATGGGGTACCGCTACCCGCCCGGCGCGGTCCGCCGTCTCGATGACGCCCTGCTGTCGGTGTACGGGCAGCGGTACGTCGAGCTGCACGGCAATGCGCACCGGGTCCGCCTTCTCGCCGCCAGACTGGACAAGTTCACCGACTGACCGGTCGCGCCCTCGGTTACCGTCGGGCCATGGCACTTCGCTGGTACCAGGTCTCCGTGGACGCGCGGGACGCCGCAACCCTTGCCCGCTGGTGGGCCGACGTCCTCGACTGGGAGCTCGGCTTCGAGGACGAGTACGAGGTCAACGTCGTCCCGCCCGGGACCAGCGACGACCCCGTCGACACGGTGGAGACGTGGCAGGCGATGCCGCCGACCTTCGTCTTCGCGCCGGTACCCGAGGGCAAGACGGTGAAGAACCGCCTGCACATCGACCTCGCCCCGCACATCGACCAGGACCGGGACGCGTTGATCGAGGAGCTGCTGGTCAAGGGCGCCACCCGCGTCGATGTCGGCCAGGACCCCGATGTCACCTGGACGGTGCTCGCCGACCCGGAGGGCAACGAGTTCTGCGTGCTCTCCAGCCGCGACCGATGAGCGCACCGGCCCCGGACGAGCTGCTCGACGCGCTGCACGTCGTCACCCTGCCGCTGCGCACCCGGTTCCGCGGGATCACCGAGCGGGAGATCGCGCTGGTGCGCGGGCCCCACGGTTGGGGTGAGTTCGCGCCCTTCGTCGAGTACGGGCCGCAGGAGTCGGCCCGCTGGCTGGCCGCGGCGATCGAAGCCGCCTGGACCGGGTGGCCGGACCCGGTGCGCACCGCGGTGCCCGTCAACGCGACCGTCCCTGCGGTCCCCGCCGGCGACGTGGCGGGGATCCTCGCCCGCTACGACGGATGCACCACCGCCAAGGTCAAGGTCGCCGAGTCCGGCCAGAGCCGGGCCGATGACATCGACCGGGTCGCCGCGGTCCGCGACGCCATGGGCCCGCACGGTCGCATCCGCGTCGATGCCAACGGCGGCTGGACCCTCACCCAGGCGCACGACGCGCTCGCAGCCCTCGCCCCCTTCGGCCTGGAGTACGCCGAGCAGCCCTGTGCCGACGTGCGTGACCTCGCCCGGCTGCGGGTGGAGCTGGCGCGCGCCGGCATCGACGTACCGGTCGCCGCCGACGAGTCGATCCGCAAGGCCGAGGACCCGCTCGAGGTCGCGCGGCTGGGCGCCGCGGACCTCGTGGTGGTCAAGGTCGCCCCCCTCGGTGGCGTCGTCCGCGCCCTCGAGGTCGTCGCCGACTGCGGGCTGCCGGCCGTCGTCTCCTCCGCGATCGACTCCAGCGTCGGCCTGCGGGCCGGGGTGGCGCTCGCCGCAGCGCTGCCCGAGCTGGAGCACGCCTGCGGTCTCGGCACCGGGGCGCTGCTCGGCGCGGACGTCACGACCGACCCGCTCCTGCCCGTGCACGGGCAGCTGCCCGTGCGCGACGTCGTGCCCGACCCCGACCTGCTCGCCACCCACGCCGCGCCCGCGGCGCGGCTGGACTGGTGGCGCGACCGTGTCACCGCCGCCCTGGCGCACCTGTGACCCCCACGTCCACAGCCCGAGCCGCCTGACTCCGCTGCTCCACAACCGGGGCGAAGGGGGCGCTCGCTCACCCCACGAGCCG
Above is a window of Janibacter cremeus DNA encoding:
- a CDS encoding GntP family permease, with the protein product MDVALTLIAIALAILLIIRFKVDPVISLIVSSLFLGLSAGVGLAGTTEAITVGFGDIMTEVGLLIGFGVLIGSLLQATGTFRRLVDIIAARVGGRLPYAMAAALSTIFPSIYVDVQVVLASPMARQAAPVIDKRRGLPWLAGSIAIGIFAGYVFVVPGLAAVAVAGLLDLPLGTYLIYGAPIGLITALVVAFLFKLLLSTGFWNERTDIDEDEVEHPDHPHHAAWKAIGTEDEHRAAHDAHDADIEDPDAIPAKALRMPLILRLSPVLIPLVLIAMGAFAELFGSDNAVIAFVGNANIALFIGLLVAFVIGRRTLGGDGTGNALSHGFRTTGEILLITGIGGSLGAVISETGLDKTLAGLFSADAGAPILITVLLSWFIAALLHFAIGSVSVGAITAAGIIAPVVASTGVDPVVIALAIASGAMFALHVNSNFFWMFKSLLGLSTQGALKTLTLATSLGAVVSLPLVLVASIFA
- a CDS encoding 1,4-dihydroxy-2-naphthoyl-CoA synthase; this encodes MSALENVSETFDPQAWEVVPGFEDLTDITYHRSTELGCVRIAFDRPEILNAFRPHTVDELYRTLDHARRSPDVGVVLLTGNGPTPREGSSATTEGWAFCTGGDQRIRGRSGYQYASDPTGDDSVAGIDERRVKAEGGRLHILEVQRLIRTMPKVVIALVGGWAAGGGHSLHVVCDMTIASQHARFKQTDADVGSFDGGYGSAYLAKMVGQKRAREIFFLGRAYTAQEAHEMGAVNAVVEHAEIEVEALQMAREIMAKSPTAIRMVKFALNLTDDGLMGQQVFAGEATRLAYMTDEAVEGRDQFLDKRDPDWSSFPWYF
- a CDS encoding GTP pyrophosphokinase codes for the protein MASKQSTRVRRAVQRYAAGREELRAVTDAYVALVTQLLDDAGINYLAVTGRTKSVESFASKAARRLPGGRLAHPKPLTDITDQIGVRVVTYVLSDVAAVAQLLTAQLEVREDRDMGQETADAGRFGYSSRHLLVALDEEREEPGIPTGTLASVQIRTVLQHAWAEFEHDVRYKGSVSAEHGPDFDRRFTLAAGLLELADQQFTAIRDRHREELTSPAEGADDDPRISPTDLAAFLAGQFTDAGWSRTDHYAWISSLLLELGITSLSELREVLRDVDVEAIESRMGYRYPPGAVRRLDDALLSVYGQRYVELHGNAHRVRLLAARLDKFTD
- a CDS encoding VOC family protein, which codes for MALRWYQVSVDARDAATLARWWADVLDWELGFEDEYEVNVVPPGTSDDPVDTVETWQAMPPTFVFAPVPEGKTVKNRLHIDLAPHIDQDRDALIEELLVKGATRVDVGQDPDVTWTVLADPEGNEFCVLSSRDR
- a CDS encoding o-succinylbenzoate synthase, whose product is MSAPAPDELLDALHVVTLPLRTRFRGITEREIALVRGPHGWGEFAPFVEYGPQESARWLAAAIEAAWTGWPDPVRTAVPVNATVPAVPAGDVAGILARYDGCTTAKVKVAESGQSRADDIDRVAAVRDAMGPHGRIRVDANGGWTLTQAHDALAALAPFGLEYAEQPCADVRDLARLRVELARAGIDVPVAADESIRKAEDPLEVARLGAADLVVVKVAPLGGVVRALEVVADCGLPAVVSSAIDSSVGLRAGVALAAALPELEHACGLGTGALLGADVTTDPLLPVHGQLPVRDVVPDPDLLATHAAPAARLDWWRDRVTAALAHL